In Molothrus aeneus isolate 106 chromosome 4, BPBGC_Maene_1.0, whole genome shotgun sequence, the following are encoded in one genomic region:
- the MSANTD1 gene encoding myb/SANT-like DNA-binding domain-containing protein 1, which yields MAAAEIPSYIVSSQTEKHRRARNWTDAEMRGLMLVWEEFFDELKQTKRNAKVYEKMANKLFEMTGEIRHGEEIKIKITNMTFQYRKLKCMTDSETVAPDWPYYKTIDRILSKVTDHSDVKMHENQQPGPSTSQTEASQSPSAKSTPLYLPYNQFTYEGREECFEDEHSESSSSLLSYKLRAEERPVKKRKMQNCSFQKKKLKLMEAMLEEQKKLSRAMEETCREVRRILDQQNIIQVQSLQLQERMMNLLEKMISKSNV from the exons ATGGCTGCAGCAGAAATTCCCAGTTACATTGTCTCCTCTCAGACTGAGAAACACAGGAGGGCCAGGAACTGGACTGATGCAGAAATGAGAGGTTTAATGCTGgtttgggaagaattttttgATGAGCTGAAACAAACTAAAAGGAATGCCAAAGTTTATGAGAAAATGGCTAACAAACTCTTTGAAATGACTGGAGAAATTCGCCACGGAGaggaaataaagataaaaattacaaatatgACATTCCAGTACAG gaaattaaaatgcatGACTGACAGTGAAACTGTGGCACCTGACTGGCCTTACTACAAAACCATTGATAGGATCTTATCCAAAGTGACAGACCACAGCGATGTGAAAATGCATGAAAATCAGCAGCCAGGTCCTTCTACATCTCAGACAGAGGCCTCGCAGTCTCCATCAGCCAAGTCTACACCTCTGTACTTGCCATACAACCAGTTTACATATGAAGGAAGGGAAGAATGCTTTGAAGATGAACATTCAGAGAGCTCATCAAGCTTGCTTTCTTACAAGCTGAG AGCTGAAGAAAGACCagttaagaaaagaaaaatgcaaaactgcagtttccaaaagaagaaGCTAAAATTAATGGAAGCCATGTTGGAAGAACAAAAGAAGTTGAGTAGAGCTATGGAAGAAACCTGTAGAGAAGTGCGCAGGATCCTGGATCAGCAGAACATAATTCAAGTTCAAAGCTTACAGTTACAGGAGAGAATGATGAATCTACTGGAGAAAATGATCTCCAAGTCTAATGTGTAG